A single window of Candidatus Dadabacteria bacterium DNA harbors:
- the gatC gene encoding Asp-tRNA(Asn)/Glu-tRNA(Gln) amidotransferase subunit GatC, which yields MKISKEDVLNTAELARLEFDDKTLSKFTRQLGDILIHIDELAELDTKNVEPTSHVLELSTPFRKDEVNQLITAEDALSNAPSKENDFFTVPKVIEDQS from the coding sequence ATGAAAATATCCAAAGAAGATGTGCTTAACACGGCAGAGCTTGCAAGGCTCGAGTTTGATGACAAGACGCTTTCGAAGTTCACCCGTCAGCTCGGGGACATCCTCATCCATATAGATGAGCTTGCCGAGCTTGACACGAAAAACGTGGAGCCCACATCGCATGTGCTTGAACTCTCAACTCCTTTCCGGAAAGACGAGGTGAATCAGCTAATAACGGCTGAAGACGCCCTTAGCAACGCACCCAGCAAAGAAAACGATTTCTTCACGGTTCCAAAAGTCATAGAGGACCAGAGCTAA